The nucleotide window ATAAAATAATCTCTATATTTTATTTAACAAGTTATAAAAATACAAGGGATATGGCAGAAGCTATCTTTGATGGAGCAGAAAGTATAAAAACTATAAGGGCTAGTTTATATGATTTAGCTTCAATAGAAGAGCAAAATATGATAAATATTCTTGAAGAGAGTGATGGAATACTTATTGGAACACCAACAATAAACGCTGATGCTCCAAAACCTGTTTGGGATTTATTATCTTGTATGATGTATTTAGAAAAAAGAGGAAAAACAGGACAGGCTTTTGGAAGTTATGGTTGGAGTGGTGAAGCTGTAAATATGATTTTAGATAGAATGAAATCACTTCATTTTAGAGTTCCTCCAATAGAGCCAATGAAAATAAGACTTATTCCTAATGATGAAGAATTAGAAAATTGTTTTAATTTTGGAAAGGAGTTTGCTCAAATTGTAAATGGCAAAATGATTGAAATAGATATGAATTAAAAAATTAATTACCGATGAGTATAAAACTTTACAGGGGTTTAACTAAAACGATACTCATCGCTTATTAATTTTACAACTCCATATCTTTTAAATATTCACTAATTTTGGGAATATAATCTTTTCTACAAACTAAACAAGTTGGGATATTTGCCTCTTTTTTTGGTAAAACAGTGATTTTAATATCTTTATCATAACCCATTTTTTTTACAATACTTGTAGGAAGTAAACTTTTTCCCATTCCCACTTTTATACAAGAAAGAATAGTTTCTAAACTTCCAAAGCATAGAGATTTTTCTACAAAAATATCTTTTTGTTTATAATAATCTCTTAAAAATTCATCATAAACACAACCCTCTTTGAAAGTTAGAGTTACATTTGGAGTGTTGTTTTCTTGTGGTTCTAAAATGGCTATCTCTTCTTCATATTTTTTTAAAATCATTAGAGAATCATTTTTAGGTTCACCACTAATAAAAGCAATATCAATTTTATAATCTAATATCAATTGCATAATATCTTTAGTTGTTCCCGTAAAAAGTTCTAGTTGCATTTTTGGAAAATCTTTGTGAAGTTGTATTAAAAAAGGAGAGATTCTAACAACAGCATTACACTCAGTTGAGCCAACTTTTAAATGACTCATTTGTTCATCTTGATTTAAACTTGATATTGCATTTTCCATCTTACTTATTATTTCTAAAGCTTGTGGATAAAATTTTTCACCTGAAGGTGTTAAAATCACACCTTTTGGAACTCTATAAAATAGTTCAAGTCCTAAAATCTTTTCAAGTTGTTTTATTCTTGAAGTTACGTTTGATTGGGCACATTTTAGTTCATTTGAAGCAAGAGAAATACTTTTTTTATTTGCAACACTAACAAAAACTTTTAATAAATTCATATCCATATCATTTTCCCTTATATCACCTATCATTATTGATTATTTGACACTAGATAACCTTTAGTGATATGATACCGTAACTTAACAGACGAAGGCTTTAAACATGAATAGACTTTTAAACAAAGATGATAATTTATCCATCTTAATCGCTGGTATATTCGCAATTATTGTTGGTATTGGAGTTGCAAGATTTGCCTTTACTTCTTTAATACCTTCAATGTTGCAGGATTATTTAGATATTACTTTTGCAGGAATTTTAGCTTCACTAAATTTTGCAGGGTATTTAACAGGTTCAATTTTATCTGTATTTATAAAAGATATAAATCAAAAAGTAGTATTGTTTAGAATTGGGTTAGTTTTAGCAATACTTACAACTTTTGTTTTAGGATTTAGTACAAATGAAACATATTGGATAATTGCAAGAATAATAGCTGGATTTGCAGGTGCTATGGCTTTGGTAGTTGGTTCTGCTATTGTTATGACAAAATTGAAAATAGAGAGTAAAACTAAAGCGATGGGGATACACTTTAGTGGTATTGGATTTTCTATTTTAACTACAGATTTAATAAATAGATATATTTTAAGTAGTGGTGGAACTTGGCAAGAATCTTGGAAGGTTTTGGCTATTTTTGGAGCAATTTTATCAATTTATTCGATTTATATCTTATCATTTGATAAAGAAGTAA belongs to Arcobacter defluvii and includes:
- a CDS encoding LysR family transcriptional regulator, whose product is MDMNLLKVFVSVANKKSISLASNELKCAQSNVTSRIKQLEKILGLELFYRVPKGVILTPSGEKFYPQALEIISKMENAISSLNQDEQMSHLKVGSTECNAVVRISPFLIQLHKDFPKMQLELFTGTTKDIMQLILDYKIDIAFISGEPKNDSLMILKKYEEEIAILEPQENNTPNVTLTFKEGCVYDEFLRDYYKQKDIFVEKSLCFGSLETILSCIKVGMGKSLLPTSIVKKMGYDKDIKITVLPKKEANIPTCLVCRKDYIPKISEYLKDMEL